A section of the Oryza sativa Japonica Group chromosome 1, ASM3414082v1 genome encodes:
- the LOC4324581 gene encoding protein DJ-1 homolog A — protein sequence MAMAAASASAMARRAASWPRLLLLSRAFAAAAAEPKRVLVPVADGTEPVEAAATADVLNRAGARVTVATADPAGDDRGLLVEAAFGVKLVADGRVADLEGEAFDLIALPGGMPGSANLRDCKVLEKMVKKQAEQGGLYAAICATPAVTLAHWGLLKGLKATCYPSFMEKFTAEIIPVNSRVVVDRNAVTSQGPATAIEYALALVEQLYGKEKSEEVAGPLYVRPQPGVDYVIDEFNSVEWKCSGTPQVLVPVANGSEEMEALNLIDILRRAGANVTVASVEDKLQVVTRRHKFNLIADIMVEEAAKREFDLIVMPGGLPGAQKLSSTKVLVDLLKKQAESNKPYGAICASPAYVLEPHGLLKGKKATSFPPMAHLLTDQSACDSRVVVDGNLITSKAPGSATEFALAIVEKLFGREKAVSIAKELIFM from the exons atggcgatggcggccgcTTCCGCCTCCGCCATGGCGAGGCGGGCCGCTTCGTGGCcacggctcctcctcctctcccgcgccttcgccgccgccgccgctgagccGAAGCGGGTGCTCGTGCCGGTCGCGGACGGCACGGAGCCGGTGgaggcggccgccaccgccgacgtgcTCAACCGCGCCGGCGCGCGGGTCACCGTCGCCACGGCTGACCCCGCGGGCGACGACCGTGGCCTCCTGGTGGAGGCCGCGTTCGGGGTCAagctcgtcgccgacggccgcgTCGCCGACCTGGAAGGCGAGGCCTTTGACCTCATCGCCCTACCC GGAGGAATGCCGGGATCAGCTAACCTCAGAGATTGCAAGGTGCTGGAGAAGATGGTCAAGAAGCAGGCAGAGCAGGGTGGCCTCTACGCCGCCATCTGCGCCACGCCGGCGGTGACGCTGGCTCACTGGGGCTTGCTCAAAGGCTTAAAG GCGACTTGCTATCCATCATTCATGGAGAAGTTCACCGCTGAAATTATCCCTGTGAACTCTAGGGTGGTGGTAGATAGAAATGCAGTGACCAGCCAAGGGCCAGCAACAGCAATTGAATATGCTCTCGCTTTGGTGGAGCAACTGTACGGCAAAGAGAAGTCGGAGGAGGTTGCAGGACCCTTG TATGTTCGTCCTCAACCTGGGGTTGACTATGTCATAGATGAGTTCAATTCAGTTGAGTGGAAATGCAGTGGTACACCTCAG GTTCTTGTGCCAGTTGCTAATGGTTCGGAGGAAATGGAAGCTCTTAATTTAATAGATATCTTGCGTAGAGCAGGAGCAAATGTTACTGTTGCATCAGTTGAGGATAAGTTGCAAGTTGTGACCCGCCGCCACAAATTTAACCTGATAGCTGATATTATGGTGGAAGAAGCTGCCAAAAGGGAATTCGATCTGATTGTCATGCCG GGTGGTCTGCCAGGTGCTCAAAAGCTTTCTAGTACAAAGGTACTTGTAGATTTACTAAAGAAACAGGCAGAATCTAATAAACCATATGGTGCAATATGCGCTTCTCCTGCTTATGTTCTCGAGCCCCATGGTTTACTGAAG GGGAAGAAGGCAACATCATTTCCACCAATGGCACACCTGCTTACTGATCAGAGTGCATGTGACAGTAGGGTGGTTGTTGATGGTAACCTTATCACTAGCAAAGCCCCAGGCTCCGCGACAGAGTTCGCGCTAGCCATTGTTGAGAAGCTGTTTGGTCGAGAGAAAGCGGTCAGTATAGCGAAGGAGTTGATTTTTATGTGA
- the LOC4324580 gene encoding protein DJ-1 homolog B: MAAQASPPTKKVLVPIVAGTEPVEAAVPIDVLRRAGADVTVASADDGELVVEVMYGVRIVADALVAGGDCAAAHFDLIVLPGGVPGAANLGGCAALEAMVRRHAATGGLYAAICAAPPLALASWGMLNGLKATAHPLFVDKFPPEVAAVDASVVVDASAVTSRGPATSTEFALALVEQLYSKNKAEQIAKEMLVRYDAGYTIDEVNSVQWKCNGTPKVLVPVANGTEEMELITIIDVLRRADADVVVASAENAGVEIVARHGMRIVADTTLDEAAADDQTSSFDLIILPGGTPGAKTMSSNEKLVTLLKKQAAASKPYGAIGAATAHVLEPHGLLEGKKAADQDGGDECESRVVVDGNVITSGGTGTAMEFAVAAVEKLLGRDVAQRVAEGLLFA, from the exons ATGGCGGCGCAGGCGTCTCCTCCAACGAAGAAG GTGTTGGTGCCGATCGTCGCCGGCACGGagccggtggaggcggcggtgccCATCGacgtcctccgccgcgccggcgcggaCGTCACCGTGGCTTCCGCCGATGATGGCGAGCTGGTCGTCGAGGTCATGTACGGCGTCAGGATCGTCGCGGacgcgctcgtcgccggcggcgactgcgCCGCCGCTCACTTCGACCTCATCGTCCTCCCG GGAGGGGTTCCAGGCGCGGCGAACCtcggcggctgcgcggcgctGGAAGCCATGGTGAGGAGGCACGCGGCGACCGGAGGTCTCTACGCCGCCatctgcgccgcgccgccgctggcgcTGGCGTCCTGGGGCATGCTCAACGGCCTCAAG GCAACTGCTCATCCGCTGTTCGTGGACAAGTTCCCACCGGAGGTGGCCGCCGTGGATGCGAGCGTGGTGGTGGACGCGAGCGCCGTCACGAGCCGTGGcccggcgacgtcgacggagTTCGCTCTCGCTCTGGTAGAGCAACTCTACAGCAAGAACAAGGCCGAGCAGATCGCAAAAGAAAtg CTTGTCAGATACGATGCTGGGTATACCATCGATGAAGTCAACTCGGTTCAATGGAAATGTAACGGCACGCCCAAG GTCCTTGTTCCAGTAGCCAATGGCACCGAGGAGATGGAGCTGATAACAATCATCGACGTCCTGCGCAGAGCCGACGCGGACGTCGTCGTTGCGTCGGCGGAAAACGCCGGCGTCGAGATCGTCGCGCGCCACGGGATGAGGATCGTGGCTGACACGACGCTGGACGAGGCGGCTGCCGATGATCAGACGAGCAGCTTCGACCTGATCATCCTACCG GGTGGCACGCCTGGCGCGAAGACGATGAGCAGCAACGAGAAGCTTGTCACTCTACTGAagaagcaggcggcggcgagcaagcCCTACGGCGCCATTGGCGCCGCGACGGCTCATGTGCTCGAGCCCCACGGTCTGCTCGag GGCAAGAAAGCGGCGGATCAGGATGGCGGCGACGAGTGCGAGAGCAGAGTGGTGGTTGATGGGAACGTGATCACGAGCGGAGGCACCGGCACCGCCATGGAGttcgccgtggccgccgtcgaGAAGCTGCTCGGCCGCGACGTGGCGCAGAGGGTTGCGGAAGGCTTGCTTTTTGCCTGA